A stretch of the Streptococcus oralis genome encodes the following:
- a CDS encoding potassium channel family protein: protein MSDRTIGILGLGIFGSSVLAALAKHDMNIIAIDDHEERINQFEPVLARGVVGDITDEELLLSAGIDTCDTVVVATGENLESSVLAVMHCKSLGVPTVIAKVKSHTAKKVLEKIGADAVISPEFEMGRSLAQTILFHNSVDVFQLDKNVSIVEMKIPQSWVGKSLSQLDLRGRYNLNVLGFRAYENAPLDVQFGPNDLLQADAYIMAVINNQHLDTLAELSE from the coding sequence ATGTCAGATCGGACAATTGGAATTTTAGGCTTGGGAATTTTTGGGAGCAGTGTTTTGGCTGCCCTAGCCAAGCATGACATGAATATCATTGCTATTGATGACCACGAGGAACGCATTAATCAATTTGAACCTGTGCTGGCGCGTGGAGTAGTTGGAGATATCACGGATGAAGAACTCCTTCTATCAGCGGGGATTGACACCTGTGATACCGTAGTTGTCGCAACGGGGGAAAATCTAGAGTCCAGTGTTCTCGCGGTCATGCACTGCAAGAGTCTAGGAGTACCGACTGTTATTGCCAAGGTCAAAAGTCATACAGCTAAAAAGGTTCTAGAAAAAATTGGCGCAGACGCAGTCATCTCACCAGAGTTTGAAATGGGGCGCTCATTGGCGCAGACCATCCTCTTTCATAACAGCGTAGACGTCTTTCAGCTGGACAAGAATGTATCGATTGTCGAGATGAAAATCCCCCAATCATGGGTAGGTAAAAGCCTCAGTCAGTTGGATTTGCGTGGGCGATACAACCTCAACGTACTTGGTTTTCGTGCCTACGAAAATGCTCCTCTGGATGTCCAATTCGGACCCAATGACCTTTTGCAGGCAGATGCCTACATCATGGCCGTCATTAATAACCAACATCTGGACACCCTAGCTGAACTGAGTGAGTAG
- a CDS encoding TetR/AcrR family transcriptional regulator, translating into MDKTVFESFEDYLEEANYPQGKKKIMQAAVDLISTRSYHGTSTLHIAERAGLSQATLFKYFKTKDDLLTAILHPVVPGIFGSFFEELLAFETTEERVRYLVHDRMSYLKKNRALMKIILQESFSNKKLKNEQIFIWSAIQDKLRVLHKELLADPRVNPELTIPQMVRICVGPLLAYFAQLYIVSDNGEIKEEDLDLLEKQILGGLWK; encoded by the coding sequence ATGGATAAGACTGTTTTTGAATCGTTTGAAGATTACTTAGAAGAAGCGAATTACCCTCAAGGAAAGAAAAAAATCATGCAGGCAGCAGTGGACCTCATATCAACTAGGAGTTACCATGGGACCTCAACTCTTCACATAGCTGAGCGTGCTGGACTAAGCCAGGCAACTTTGTTTAAGTATTTTAAGACGAAGGATGATTTACTGACGGCTATTTTACATCCTGTAGTCCCAGGCATTTTCGGTAGTTTTTTTGAGGAACTCTTAGCTTTTGAAACGACAGAAGAGAGGGTTCGTTATCTCGTCCATGATCGTATGAGCTATCTCAAAAAAAATCGTGCTTTGATGAAAATCATTCTGCAGGAGAGTTTTTCAAATAAAAAACTAAAAAATGAACAGATTTTTATCTGGAGTGCTATTCAAGATAAACTTCGAGTGCTTCATAAGGAATTGCTAGCAGATCCACGTGTAAATCCAGAGTTAACGATTCCTCAAATGGTTCGTATTTGTGTTGGTCCATTGTTGGCTTACTTCGCTCAGCTTTATATCGTTAGTGACAACGGAGAAATAAAGGAAGAAGACCTAGACTTATTAGAAAAACAGATTTTAGGTGGTTTGTGGAAATAG
- a CDS encoding ABC transporter ATP-binding protein, with protein sequence MKTLLHLQDLVKSFDNQIVLNHVSFELQTGEIIGLIGPSGAGKSTMIKTTLGMEKADGGVALVLNHTMPNRHILGDIGYMAQSDALYESLSGQENLEFFGQLKGLSKKDLKAEIAHIAQVVDLTDYLNKAVSGYSGGMKRRLSLAIALLGNPQLLILDEPTVGIDPSLRKKIWKELFALRDNGIGILVTTHVMDEAELTDKVGLLLGGKIIAFDTPQHLKESYQVSSIEEVFLKAEGE encoded by the coding sequence ATGAAAACATTACTACATTTACAAGATTTAGTAAAATCTTTTGACAATCAAATAGTTCTGAATCATGTCAGCTTTGAATTGCAGACAGGAGAAATTATAGGATTAATTGGTCCGTCTGGTGCTGGTAAATCAACTATGATTAAGACTACGTTAGGAATGGAAAAGGCTGATGGAGGCGTAGCTTTAGTGTTAAATCACACTATGCCCAATCGCCATATTTTAGGAGATATTGGCTATATGGCCCAATCAGATGCTTTATACGAGTCCTTGTCAGGCCAAGAAAATCTGGAATTTTTTGGTCAGCTAAAGGGGCTTTCTAAAAAAGACCTAAAGGCGGAAATTGCTCATATAGCTCAAGTAGTAGATCTGACAGACTACTTAAACAAGGCGGTATCTGGTTATTCTGGAGGAATGAAACGGCGTTTGTCTCTTGCTATCGCGCTGTTAGGAAATCCTCAACTCTTGATTTTGGACGAACCGACAGTTGGAATCGACCCTTCTCTTCGAAAGAAAATCTGGAAAGAATTATTCGCGCTTAGAGACAATGGGATTGGGATATTAGTTACTACCCATGTTATGGATGAAGCAGAGTTGACGGATAAGGTCGGCTTATTATTAGGCGGAAAAATCATTGCTTTTGATACACCGCAACACTTAAAAGAAAGTTATCAAGTTTCAAGTATTGAAGAAGTATTTTTAAAAGCAGAAGGTGAGTAA
- a CDS encoding sugar O-acetyltransferase: MASEYQKMIAGEPYRPSDPELRALAQASRQKQVAFNKEEDPLKGADIIKTWFGSTGQNLYINPRLVVDYGVNIHLGENFYSNWNLTMLDVCPIRIGNNAMLGPNCQFLTPLHPLDPDERNSEVEYGKPITIGDNFWAGGGVIVLPGVTLGNNVVAGAGAVITKSFGDNVVLAGNPARVIKEIPVKEN; this comes from the coding sequence ATGGCTAGCGAATACCAGAAAATGATAGCAGGGGAGCCTTACCGTCCGTCGGACCCAGAGTTACGGGCCTTGGCGCAGGCTTCTCGCCAAAAACAGGTTGCCTTTAACAAGGAAGAAGATCCCTTGAAGGGAGCGGATATCATCAAGACTTGGTTTGGTTCAACCGGGCAAAATCTTTATATCAATCCACGCTTGGTGGTCGATTATGGAGTCAATATCCATCTAGGGGAAAATTTTTATTCTAATTGGAACTTGACCATGCTGGATGTTTGTCCGATTCGCATCGGGAACAACGCCATGCTTGGCCCCAACTGTCAGTTTTTAACCCCACTCCATCCACTGGATCCGGATGAACGCAATTCAGAGGTCGAATATGGTAAGCCCATCACTATCGGAGACAATTTCTGGGCTGGAGGTGGCGTCATTGTCCTTCCTGGAGTGACACTGGGAAATAATGTCGTTGCAGGAGCAGGGGCCGTGATTACCAAGTCCTTTGGAGACAATGTCGTCCTAGCTGGTAATCCTGCGCGTGTTATCAAGGAAATCCCAGTAAAAGAAAACTAA
- a CDS encoding carbohydrate-binding domain-containing protein, translating to MKSKKWTLLATSLTAMVLLAACAQSTTTSNTNATTNSATTTATKTNQSSYFTEKDNDTSYDESTASKIELSGSSANVSGDGVTVSESTVTITKSGTYVISGQSDGVQIKIAADKSADVHLVLKGATMTNTNAVISATSAGHVYLTLAEGTTNSLSDSSSNSDEKADAALFSKMDLTINGKGTLNVDGKKNNGIKANDTLHITGGTYNITAVGDAFNVNDELNITGTTMTIDAKEDGVKVDNDEDTSVGTMYLSNNNITVTAGDDGIHASGDLVIDSGTYTVKNSTEGLEGKSITINNGDISIYSTDDGVNAANKNAQQSEIFFTMNGGNLTVEVGQEDTDPIDSNGNITVTGGTIKMTGQTGFDFDGTATYTGGDIYLNGEKQTEIVNSMPGGGGPNGGPQGGGPAPSGQG from the coding sequence ATGAAATCAAAAAAATGGACCCTACTCGCAACGAGTTTAACGGCAATGGTACTGCTGGCAGCATGTGCCCAGTCAACAACTACATCCAATACCAATGCAACGACAAATAGTGCCACAACAACTGCAACAAAGACAAACCAATCATCCTATTTTACAGAGAAGGACAATGATACTTCTTATGACGAAAGCACAGCTTCTAAAATTGAGTTATCTGGCTCATCAGCAAACGTCTCTGGAGATGGGGTGACAGTCTCTGAATCAACAGTGACCATCACAAAATCTGGAACCTATGTAATTTCAGGTCAGTCTGACGGAGTGCAGATCAAGATCGCGGCAGATAAGTCTGCAGATGTTCATCTAGTCCTAAAAGGCGCGACCATGACCAATACCAATGCAGTAATTTCTGCGACATCAGCTGGCCATGTCTACTTGACTCTAGCAGAGGGAACCACCAACAGTCTCTCTGACTCAAGCTCTAACAGCGACGAAAAAGCAGACGCAGCTCTCTTTTCTAAGATGGATTTGACCATCAACGGGAAAGGAACTCTCAATGTGGATGGCAAGAAAAACAACGGTATCAAGGCCAACGACACCCTCCACATCACGGGTGGAACCTATAACATCACAGCAGTTGGCGATGCCTTTAATGTCAATGATGAACTCAACATCACTGGAACGACCATGACTATCGATGCCAAAGAAGATGGGGTCAAGGTGGACAATGACGAGGATACTTCAGTCGGAACCATGTACCTATCCAACAACAACATCACCGTCACAGCAGGAGATGATGGCATTCACGCATCAGGTGATTTGGTTATCGATAGTGGTACCTACACCGTCAAGAATTCGACAGAAGGACTTGAAGGTAAGTCAATCACTATCAACAATGGGGACATTAGCATCTATTCGACAGATGATGGAGTCAACGCAGCTAACAAAAATGCCCAACAGAGTGAAATCTTCTTCACTATGAACGGTGGGAACCTGACAGTAGAAGTCGGCCAAGAAGACACAGATCCAATCGACTCGAACGGCAATATCACAGTCACAGGTGGAACCATTAAAATGACTGGTCAAACAGGTTTTGACTTTGATGGAACAGCGACCTACACAGGTGGAGATATCTATCTCAACGGTGAGAAACAAACGGAAATTGTCAACTCTATGCCTGGAGGCGGTGGACCAAATGGAGGCCCTCAAGGCGGCGGTCCAGCCCCTAGTGGACAAGGATAA
- a CDS encoding rhodanese-like domain-containing protein, whose product MFHLLFTKIDSISTSELEAKLREPIQLLDVRTPMEFRRGHIKNAKNVPLTEIGSYTPATKETLYVICHSGVRSKLAAKKLKKKGYDVINVRGGMSAWTGQVT is encoded by the coding sequence ATGTTTCACTTATTATTTACAAAAATTGACAGTATTTCTACCAGCGAGTTAGAAGCTAAACTCAGAGAACCGATTCAACTACTAGATGTTCGGACGCCTATGGAATTCCGTAGAGGTCATATCAAAAATGCCAAAAATGTTCCTTTAACGGAAATCGGTTCATACACACCTGCGACAAAAGAAACACTTTATGTCATTTGTCACTCTGGTGTACGAAGCAAACTAGCTGCGAAAAAGCTTAAGAAAAAAGGCTACGATGTCATCAATGTACGAGGCGGTATGAGCGCTTGGACAGGTCAGGTCACCTAG
- a CDS encoding nucleoside phosphorylase has protein sequence MIQKHVIPILEFDDNPQAILMPNHEGLDLKLPKKCIYAFLEEEIDRYAQEVGADCVGEFVSATKTYPVYVLNYKDEEICLAQAPVGSAPASQFMDWLIGYGVEQIISTGTCGVLADIEENAFLVPVRALRDEGTSYHYAAPSRYMEMQLEAISAIEQVLEKRGIPYEEVMTWTTDGFYRETAEKVAYRKEEGCAVVEMECSALAAVAQLRGVVWGELLFTADSLADLDNYDSRDWGSEAFDKALELCLAIVHHM, from the coding sequence ATGATTCAGAAACATGTGATTCCCATTTTAGAGTTTGACGACAATCCCCAAGCGATCCTTATGCCAAATCACGAGGGGCTAGATTTAAAGTTGCCAAAGAAGTGCATCTATGCGTTTTTGGAGGAAGAGATTGACCGCTATGCTCAGGAAGTAGGGGCGGATTGTGTTGGTGAGTTCGTTTCGGCCACCAAGACGTATCCAGTCTATGTCCTCAACTACAAGGACGAGGAGATTTGTCTGGCCCAGGCGCCCGTGGGCTCTGCCCCAGCGTCCCAGTTTATGGATTGGTTGATTGGCTATGGTGTGGAGCAAATTATTTCCACTGGAACCTGTGGAGTCCTAGCCGATATAGAGGAAAATGCTTTTCTTGTCCCTGTTCGCGCTTTGCGAGATGAGGGGACAAGCTACCATTATGCAGCGCCTTCTCGTTATATGGAGATGCAGCTTGAGGCTATCTCTGCCATTGAGCAAGTCTTGGAGAAAAGAGGCATTCCTTATGAGGAAGTTATGACCTGGACGACAGATGGTTTTTACCGAGAGACAGCTGAAAAGGTTGCCTATCGCAAGGAAGAAGGCTGTGCTGTTGTGGAGATGGAGTGCTCGGCTCTAGCGGCAGTAGCTCAGCTACGTGGTGTTGTCTGGGGAGAGTTACTCTTTACCGCAGATTCCTTAGCGGATCTGGACAACTACGACAGTCGTGACTGGGGATCAGAAGCTTTTGATAAGGCACTCGAACTCTGTCTTGCCATTGTGCACCATATGTGA
- a CDS encoding TrkH family potassium uptake protein encodes MLFKSFLGKTNTTLSRLSPARRIFLSFALVIFLGSLLLSLPFVQATTSQATYFDHLFTTVSMVCVTGLFTQPVASTYNIWGQLICMLLIQIGGLGLMTFIGVFYIQGKQKLSLRGRETILESFSYGETQSLKDFIRSIFLTTFLVEGIGAFLLSLRFIPEFGWGRGILTSIFLAVSAFCNAGFDNFGSTSLVAFQTDPLINLVIAGLIITGGLGFMVWFNLATQIGKKKKRRLRFHTKLVLFLTAGILLFGTVSTLLIEWNNPGTIGNLSAPEKLLVSFFQTVSMRTAGFASIDYTQARPVTLLIYILQMFLGGAPGGTAGGLKITTFFVLLVFARSELLGLPHANVARRTIEPRTVQKSFSVFIIFLLTFLLGLILLGVTAEGNPRFIYLMFETISALATVGVTANLTPELGKLALSIVMLLMFIGRIGPLTLLVSVAEYQPDKKDTIHYMKADITIG; translated from the coding sequence ATGTTATTCAAATCATTTTTGGGAAAAACAAATACGACGCTGTCTCGGTTGTCGCCAGCCCGTCGCATCTTTTTAAGTTTTGCCTTAGTTATCTTCCTGGGTTCTCTCCTTTTAAGTCTTCCCTTTGTGCAAGCAACAACGTCACAAGCGACCTACTTTGACCATCTCTTTACGACCGTGTCCATGGTCTGTGTGACAGGACTCTTTACCCAGCCGGTAGCCTCTACTTACAATATATGGGGCCAGTTGATTTGCATGCTCTTGATCCAGATCGGTGGATTGGGGCTTATGACCTTTATCGGAGTCTTTTACATCCAAGGCAAGCAAAAGCTCAGCCTTCGTGGTCGTGAGACCATTCTAGAAAGTTTCAGTTATGGAGAAACCCAGTCTCTAAAGGACTTCATCCGCTCAATCTTTCTGACGACTTTTCTGGTGGAAGGAATTGGTGCCTTTCTCTTGAGTTTGCGCTTTATCCCCGAATTTGGCTGGGGGAGAGGGATTCTAACCTCTATCTTTTTGGCTGTTTCAGCTTTCTGTAATGCTGGATTTGATAATTTTGGAAGTACGAGTTTGGTAGCCTTTCAAACGGATCCCTTAATCAATCTAGTGATTGCAGGCTTGATTATCACAGGTGGTCTAGGATTTATGGTCTGGTTTAACCTAGCGACCCAGATTGGGAAAAAGAAAAAACGCCGTCTGCGTTTCCATACCAAGCTGGTTCTCTTTTTAACGGCGGGAATTCTGCTCTTTGGAACAGTATCGACTCTCTTAATTGAGTGGAATAATCCTGGAACGATTGGAAATCTCAGCGCTCCAGAGAAACTGCTGGTTAGTTTCTTCCAGACCGTCAGCATGAGAACGGCAGGATTTGCTTCAATTGACTACACCCAGGCTCGACCAGTTACCTTGCTGATCTACATCTTGCAGATGTTTCTGGGCGGGGCACCTGGAGGGACAGCAGGAGGGCTCAAGATTACGACCTTCTTTGTCTTGTTGGTCTTTGCTCGTAGCGAACTATTGGGCTTGCCTCATGCCAATGTTGCTCGGAGAACCATTGAACCCCGAACTGTGCAAAAATCTTTCAGTGTCTTTATTATCTTCTTGCTGACCTTCTTGCTGGGCCTGATCCTGCTAGGGGTAACCGCAGAGGGAAATCCGCGCTTTATCTACCTCATGTTTGAGACTATTTCAGCGCTTGCGACAGTTGGAGTGACAGCAAATTTAACGCCGGAGTTAGGTAAGTTAGCCCTCAGCATCGTTATGTTGTTGATGTTTATCGGTCGTATTGGTCCCTTGACACTACTGGTCAGTGTAGCGGAATACCAGCCAGACAAGAAAGATACGATTCACTATATGAAAGCAGATATCACTATCGGATAA
- a CDS encoding ABC transporter permease, producing MRTIAIAKKVIKELLRDKRTLALMFMAPVFIMWLMNLMFSASTTVNVKLATQDLPTGLVTKMDELDHVDIETYQDLDQAKEALANEKVDAVISYKDGEYQVDYANTDVSKTSMIRQVLRTSIASEGTDQLLSRVKQALPQLDSDAKIPEIKESYQYGDENTSFFTSMIPVLIGFVVFFFVFLISGMALLKERTSGTLERLLATPVKRSEIVYGYMLSYGIIAIFQTAVVVLAAIWLLDVEVVGSILNVIIVNVVLALVALAFGILLSTLAKSEFQMMQFIPLVIMPQLFFSGIIPLSSMGEWALTVGKFLPLTYSGDAISQIILYGHNLGDILSNLGVLMVFLIILTILNIVGLRRYRKV from the coding sequence ATGAGAACAATAGCGATTGCAAAAAAAGTCATCAAAGAATTACTTCGTGACAAACGAACTCTAGCCCTGATGTTTATGGCACCTGTTTTTATCATGTGGTTGATGAACCTCATGTTTTCAGCTAGTACAACCGTGAATGTCAAGTTAGCGACACAAGATCTACCAACTGGTTTGGTAACGAAAATGGATGAGCTTGATCATGTGGACATCGAGACTTATCAAGACTTAGATCAGGCCAAAGAAGCGCTAGCAAATGAAAAAGTCGATGCTGTGATTTCTTATAAAGACGGTGAGTATCAGGTCGACTACGCAAATACAGATGTCTCCAAGACATCTATGATACGACAAGTGTTACGAACAAGTATCGCCAGTGAAGGCACCGATCAGTTACTATCTCGTGTCAAACAAGCTCTTCCACAATTGGACTCGGACGCAAAAATACCAGAAATCAAGGAGTCCTATCAATATGGAGATGAAAATACAAGCTTCTTTACCAGTATGATTCCGGTTTTGATAGGTTTTGTAGTTTTCTTCTTTGTCTTTTTGATTTCAGGTATGGCGCTTTTGAAAGAGCGCACCAGTGGAACACTAGAACGTTTGTTAGCAACACCAGTGAAACGATCTGAAATCGTCTATGGCTATATGTTGTCTTACGGTATTATTGCGATTTTTCAAACGGCAGTTGTCGTTTTAGCAGCAATTTGGCTACTAGATGTAGAAGTTGTAGGAAGTATTTTAAATGTTATAATAGTTAATGTAGTACTGGCTCTTGTAGCACTAGCTTTTGGAATTCTCTTGTCTACTCTAGCAAAATCAGAATTCCAAATGATGCAATTTATTCCTCTCGTGATTATGCCCCAACTTTTTTTCTCAGGAATTATTCCATTGTCATCCATGGGAGAATGGGCTCTAACTGTGGGGAAATTTTTGCCATTAACCTATTCTGGTGATGCAATAAGCCAGATTATTCTTTACGGGCACAATCTTGGTGATATTTTGTCAAATCTTGGTGTTTTAATGGTTTTCTTGATCATTTTAACAATTCTTAATATTGTTGGATTGCGTCGTTATCGTAAAGTTTAG